In Galactobacillus timonensis, the genomic window CGTCGGACTTCGTAATGCGAGACTTGGGTTTTGGCAGATGGAAGAGACCCACCTGATGAAAAATGTCATTTTTAATGATTTGAAGCGCCGCGGCTTTGAGGTTGATGTGGGCGTTGTCCCATACAACACCCGGGACGAAAATAATAAGCATGTCGTGAACTACTCGGCTACAAGTAACCGAGCTTCAAAGTGGCACAAGCCACTTTTCTTTTTTCCTGTGTTTCCAGACTGTTAGGAATGTTTACGTATCTCACAGTCACCCATGAGGCGCGATGCATTCTGCTGTAGGTATTCTGCATGGTCTTGTGTTCTCCATGCAGTGATTTCAGGCTATCCCCGCTGTCCCAGCGGTTGTTATTACTCATATTTTCAGCATGTGCAGTAGATCCGCACCGCTTCATCTCTGATATTCAGTGCTGCATTTTCATCACGGTCATGAGGATGTCCGCAGTTAGGGCATGTCCACTCACGTACAGATAAATCTTTTGTGAGTTTGTGCAATGTCCCGCATTCATGGCACATCTGGCTGCTGGGAAAGAACTTTCCAACTTTGATGACGCGCTTTCCAGCCCTCTGTGCTTTATAAGCAAGCATGTTAGCAAACATTCCCCAACCTTTATCCCCAACAGATTTGCCGAAGTTCAACGACTGTGACATTGCCTTCATGTTCAGATCCTCTATTCCAACAATGTCGTAGGTATCCACCAACTGTCTTGACAGCTTATGCAATGCATCGCTGCGCTGATGCTTGGCTTTCGCACACAGCTTTGCGACTTTTACCCGCTGCTTATGATAGTTGGAAGATCCTTTCTTCATATGAGACAGTTTTCTCTGCTCTTTGGCAATTCTGTCCTGCATATCATGATATGGTTTGCCATAATCGATATGCTTACCGTTGGAATCGACATAAAAGTTGTGCATGGACATATCCAGCCCGATTGCATTGTCTGGATCAATGTCATGGTGTATCTCTTCATGCGGCACTTCGTACAGGAGCGAAAAATAGTATTTGCCATCAGGCTCATGCGTGACGGTAACAGACTTCAGTATACCGTCTGCTGGCACCGCACGATGTGCTCTGACTTTAATTTCTCCGCCAATCTTGGGAAGGGTGAGAAAGCCGGCTTTTCTTTTGCCCATCCGAAAACGCAGATTGGTTGCGCCTTTGGAGGCAATATTTGTTGTGTATGAATCGTAATGATCCGCTTTTCTTTTGAACTTTGGATAGGCAGATTTGCCATTGAAGAAGTTGTCGAATGCTCTATTAAGATGTAGATGCACGTTTGCAAGCGCAAGGGAATCGGCCTCCTTCAGCCATGGGCAGCACGACAGACGTTTATACCATGCAGGCGTCAGATTTAATGACTCGCCTGTCTGCTTATAACATGCAGATCGATCATCTAGCATGCGATTATACAGCCATCTGCAGGCGCCAAGTGTCTGGTTCAACGAATCCTTTTGAGCGGATGTCGGCATGCCGCAAAAGCGCAGTGCAATGCGATCAACATTTGCAGAGGCACACTGTCCAGGCTTTCTTTTCTTTGCATTTGTGCCATTCGACATACCTGCCGCTCCTTTCCAGTTAGCGTTGAACGTTCTGCTGATGGGCAATATAGCGTTTTACGTTTTCTTCGCTTGTAGATCCTATCGTTTCAATGAAATAAGATCCGTTCCACAGCTGGCCTCTCCATAATTGGTTTCTGAGCTCAGGATACAATTTGAACAGGCGCAGACCTGATGTCCCCTTCAGGTGCTTGACAATAAATGTAATTGACAGCTTTGGAGGAGCGGTCACAAAGCAATGCACATGATCTGCTTCACCAACCTCACACTGGTCGAGTGAGAAGCCATTCTCCACAGCCACATCGTGTAAGATCTGCCGCAATGACTTCTCAATATCAGGCGTCAGTACCTTACGCCGGTATTTGACACACCAGACAATGTGATAGTGGATGTTGTATACACAGGTACGCGCATGTATATACTTGTCGTCGTTCATACATATAGCATAGCGTAAAAGCTCATAAATGCCAATATGTCTGGTTACTATTTGACATTACATATAGTATTAAAAATGCCCGATTCATCTCCCATACAAGTAAGGGAGAATTCTCGGGCTATTTCTTAAAACAACTGGAGGTTGATTTCGCAGTCAATCGCGGAAATACGCGTTGTTATATTCAGTCTGCACTTTCTGCAGCGGATCCTGAAAAGAAAGCTCAGGAAACTGCTTCGCTTTTGCGCATTCCTGATTCGTTTCAGAAAATTGTTGTGGTCGGTAGTTATATAAATCCGTGGAAAGATGAGAATGGAATTTATTATATCGGTATAGAAGATTTTCTCTTGAATGAATTTTTGATTCATTCCTGATCTTTCTCCATTTTGCAAAGGGCAGAAGTATGCAGCGGGTACATTGTGTGAAGTGATGTGATTTGACCATTGGTCAGGCAAACCGACTATAGTAGTAGCAGGAGGTTCACAGAGATGAGTGATCTTGGAACAAAAGGTTTTGTTACGGAGAAGGTTTATCCGGCCAATGGCCAGAATGTACAGGATGTCGCCTATGAGCTGGCGAAGTATCTGGATAATGATAAGCATCTGATTACGCAGACGATGCGTACGTCGGACGGCTATCTTGTTCAGTGCAAGGGAGATGCGTCCATGGAATGGACCAAGTACCTTGGCATGGATGCGGCTGTCAGCACACGTCTCAGCGTTGAAGGAAACAATCTGCGCGTCACGGTCCGGGCGGAGAAGTGGATTGAGAAGGCAGGAATCGCGGCACTGGGTGTGTTCTTTGCGCCGCTGTTGGTTACAAGTGGCGTTGGTGCGGTGCGTCAATATGGATTGTTTGCGGATATCTTCAACTTTATCGGCAGCTATCTGGGGAGTGATCCGGTCGAAAGTTCGAGTACGACGCCGTTCTCGGATGTGTTTGCGGATCATGGCGGGGAGGATGGTTCCGGTTCTTCCGGTCGTATCGTATGTCCCCATTGTGGTGCAGAGAACCGGGCCGATGCCCGCTTCTGCCGTAAGTGCGGACGGCCGCTGGAGGAGAAAGTCAGGAAGGTCTGCCCGAGCTGTGGAAGTGAAGTGGATCCGGATGATGCGTTCTGCCCGCATTGTGGTACAAAGCTGAACTGAGCATAGTGCAATATATTGGGTGCATGCCCCCTGAGGTGTGCACTCTTTTTCTTTGGTCTTTGACTTTGTCGGTGTCAGTGTTTACATTGTGCTTATGCGAATTGAGACGACAAGGGATCTGAAAATTTTTAAATCATTGCTTGGTGCGACACAGCCTGTCACTTCCCAGGAGCTTGCCAGCCTGAGTGGCGCATCGAGCCGGACCATAAAATCGGAGATTGCGCTGCTCAATGTGCAGCTGCAGAAGGAAAACATCGGTGTCATTGAATCCGTCAAGGGACAGGGTTATGTTCTTCATCCGTTGAGTGAGGATCTTTTTCATCAGTTTTGTGAGCAGGTTCGTTCCATGGATTCGATATATTTTGACCGCTCTGTGGAACATATGAATGCGCAGCTGTTCATCATGCAGATGCTGCTGGCGCATGAGTATATCAAGGCAGAAGATCTCTGCGATGCAATGTTTGTGTCGAAATCGTCGCTGGCGGAGGATTTGAATGCGGCGCGCAGCTTCATTGAGTCCTATCATCTTTCAGTTGTTTCTGTGCCAGGAAAGGGAATGCATATTCAGGGTCTCGAGCAGGATTATCGTTCCTGTTTCAGTGAAGTCAGCTGTGGCATGTACCGCGACTTTCTTCCGGATCTTCATGTGAAGGAAATGGATGCATTGATTTACAGTCACCGGCAGGATTATGAAGATATTCGCCATGCGATGCTCAAGATTGTGCGGGAATCGAAGATGCGTCTGCGCGACATCTATACGAAAAAGATTGCGGTGCAGCTGTGTCTGGCAGGATCGCGTATGGCGAGCGGCCATTCCCCTCATATTGCTGGCCCGATGCGGCAGGAACTTGCGCAGACCTATGAATATCAGCTTGCGCAGCAAATTGCCAAGACACCGGAAGTGATGCGCTGCGAGCGATTGAATGAGACGGAGATTCTGAATCTGGCGCGTCTATTGATTGTTGGCCGTGATTTTGATTTGAGCTGTGAGAATGATCTGGAAACGACGAAGGCTGCCTATATCAATGCAAGTCGTCAGAATCTGAACCGGGCGCTGCAGAAGATGCAGGAAGCGGATGGGCAGCAGATCATGAATATGGATCTGTTTCGTATCTTCATGAAGGAGCTGGAATCGATCTGTCTCCATATTTATCTGGAGGACCGCTTTGATCACTTGTCCTGTCAGCGGATTACTTCGTATAACGATACGACTAAGTATGATATTTCGCCGATGATGATGAATCTTACTCGTATTCTGATCCAGAATCTGGAGGAGATCTATGGAGACAGGATTCGGGGCGGAGTGATCGTGATCATTGCCCAGTTATTCAACTATCTGCTGCGGCAGACGGGCTATTCGTATCAGAAGCGGCGGTTTGCCGTCGTTTCCTGGGACTCCATCGTGATCGCCAGACAGATGCGGCAAAGTCTTCTGGAACATTATGGAAGCTATATTGAGCGTGCAGATATTTTTGAACAATATGAAATGCGCCGCATCAAATTCGCAGACTATGACGGGATGATTGCTCCTGATGCGCGCTATACGATTAATCGGTATCCGCTTCCTGCACTGAGCTACAATCCGCTGGGTGTGGCACCGCAGCCGCAGAAGATTTTTGAGCAGCTGATTCTGCCTGGCTTTGTGCGTACCTGTCTTGAGGAGTTAATTCAGATGACGCAGTTGTTTCCTGACATGCAGGTCAATGATTATGAGGATCTGGTGCGCCTGGTCTGTTATCGTCATCTTTCCGGTGCGGCGGCAGAACAGGTGATGACGAAATGGAAGGTGCGAGGAAAGATCTTTCCCTATTTGAATCCACTCAGTGGTATTACGGTACTGTTTTTCGACTATATTGATACGAAGAAGGAATTTGTTGAGGTCTATCAGCCTGCTGCGTCGCTGCCCTATCATTCCGTGGAAGTAAATTATGTGATTGCAGTCTCATGCCGGGCGGATAGGAAGGTGCAGGATTTGAAGCTGATGGACCGGATGTTGCAGAAGCTGGCAGGCTCGATCAAGGCAGTGGAGAGTTTGTTGCAGGATCCTGTCAAGGGATGGAATGACCTCTTTTATCAGGTGACCTATAATCATTTCCTTTATTCGGGTCATTGATTCAATTGAAATGCAATATGGTGTTTGGGAATCGTTTCACCTGTATGGGTGAAACTTTTCTTTTCTGCACCTTCGGGGCGAAAATCTGCGTATTCAGGTACGGTTGCGCTTTTGCTATGTTTTTGGCAGGGAGAAACAGAAATGCTCAGATTATTTCTATCATCACATGGTCATTTAGCCAGCGGTATGAAGAGTTCGGTGGAGATTCTCAGCGGCGCCAATGATCGGCTGACTGTATTCGATGCCTATGTTAACGAAGAGAATGTCAAGGATGTTCTGGATCATTACTTTGCGACTGTTGTGAAGCCTGAGGATCAGGTGATTCTGTTATCGGATCTTTATGGCGGCAGTGTCAATCAGGTCATGTATCTGTATTTGGATCGGCCGAATGTGTCGCTTGTGGCAGGTGTCAATCTGGCACTGGTTCTGGAGCTGGCGGTTCGTGAAAGTGTCACGAAGGATGAGCTTTCGCAGCTTGTGGAACAAAGCCGGACAATGCTTCGAGTCGTAGAACAGGAAACGGACAACACCGCAGATACACAGGACGATTTCTTCTGAAATAGGAAGATCAAAGATAAAGGAGACAGGAAATCATGATTACTCTGGTACGTTTGGATGAGCGTTTGATTCATGGTCAGATTGCCATCAAGTGGTCGCGCCACACGGGTGTGGACCGCATCATGGTAGCCAACGATGCGGCGGCAGCCAATGAGACGGTGAAGCGGTCGCTGATGATGGCGGCGCCGGCAACCTGCAAAACGGCGATTCACAGTGTCGACGATACGCTGAAGATGCTGGAAAATCCGAAGGCTGCGGATCATAAGATTTTGCTGATCGTAAATAATCCGAAGGATCTTCTGAAGGTTCTGGACACACGCAAGGATATTGAAAAGATCAATATCGGCAACTATGGCCGTATCGCTGCGAAGCGCAATGGTGAGGAGCGTAAGACCTATGGTGCGAATCTGTATCTTTACGAGGATGAGGCCGAGGATCTGAAGAAGGTTTGTGAATACGGGATTGAAGCCGTTTATCAGACGACGCCGGAGGATGTTCCGGAGCCGCTGGATAAGGTGCTTTCCAAATAATAAAGAAAGGGGAATAATTTCATGATTCATGCAGCAATTATCTGTGCTTTTACCTACATATTAATTACGTATGTAGATACAAGCATGCTGTCGTGGCAGTGCTTGACGCGGCCGATCGTTGTGGCTCCGCTGGTTGGAGCGATGCTGGGGGATTTCCGTACAGGCATTATTATGGGTGCTTCGCTGGAGTCCATCTTTATGGGAATCTCGGCAATCGGCGGCGCCGTTCCTGCAGATGCGACGACGGCGAGCATCATTGCGGTTGCCTATACAATTTTGACAGGTGCTTCAGCGGAAGAGGGGCTTGCTATCGCGATGCCGATTGGTACGGTTATGGCGAGCTTCAATTCACTGATCATGTCTGCGATCGGGACACCGATGTCTGCCTATTGGGAAAAGTGTGCGACAACAAACATTAAGCGGTTTAACTGGCAGGTGTGCCTGTTCCAGCTTGCCTGCACAGCAATTACCGGGATCGTTATGTTTGTTGCGGTAGCCTATGGTGTTGAAGGTTTGAATGCGTTTTTGAATGCTCTGCCTGGCTGGGTGATGCGTGGATTGTCAGCTTCGAGCTCCATGATGGTTGCAGTTGGCTTTGCGATTTTGACTTCGATGATCTGGGATCGTGAGGTTGCGGCATTCTTCTTTGTCGGTTATGTTCTGGCTGCTTATCTGAATCTGGGTACGCTGCCGATTGCGATTCTTGGCTTTGCTGCTGCAGCAGCGCTGTTCTATTCCAATAAGCGCGTGATCGATATGAAGCAGGAGCTGAAGAACGAGGGCGTCAAGAGTGATACAGCAAACAATTCGAACGATGAGGAGGATTTCTTCTGATGGCTAAGAATGAATTGACAGTGGAAGAAAAATCCACATTGAAAAAGATGTTCTTTGCGTCACATCTGGTCTTTATGAGCTTCAATATGGCCAAGATGGAGGCTAACGGCTTTACAATGACTATGGAGCCGGCGATTGAGACGATCTACAAGGATAAGCCGGAAGAGAAGAAGGCTGCCTATGAGCGTCATCAGCAGTTCTTCAATACGCATGCGGTTGCGTTCAACTTCATTGCCGGCCTTGCCTATGCAATGGAAAAGCAGCACGCGAAGGGCGAAGTGGACGCCGACACCATTAACAATATTAAAGCTGCGCTCATGGGCCCGACGGCCGGTATGTTTGACTCGTTGTTCTTTAATACGCTGCGTGTCATTGCGGCTGGCATCGGTATCGGACTATGTTCGCAGGGCAACTTTGCGGGTACGATCATCTTCATTCTGCTGTATGGTGTGACGCAGTCGATTCTGAAGTGGCTTCTGCTGCGGGTTGGCTATACGACAGGTACCTCCTTCATTGACAATATCTTCTCTACCGGTATGATGTCGGTTCTTTCCAAGAGTGCTTCGCTGCTTGGTCTGATGATGGTTGGCGCCATGACGGCGACAATGGTCAATGTTCCGCTGAACTGGACGATCGTAACGGGTGATACGTCGGTTGTTGTTCTGGATATTATCAATGGCATTTTCCCGGGGCTGCTCGGTGTGATTCTGCTGTTTGTGATGGTCAACCTGATTAAGAAGGGCTGGCGTCCGACGCGTCTCATTCTTTTGATCTTCATTATTTCGTTTGTTGGTGCGATTCTTGGTATCTTCTGATTATTTGCAGTATACGAAAGGAGCTGAGCATGAAGCTGTTGGTTCGGGGAGATGATTTCGGATTTACCAAGGCTGTTACCTATGGCATTGTGGATGCGATTGACAACGGTGTTCTGAGGAATACTGGTCTCTTTACAAATATGCCATCGTCTGCGCTGGCAGCTTCCATGATGGATGGGCGTGATGAAGTCTGCTTCGGCATCGATTTCAACATCGTTGCCGGAAAGCCCGTATCGGATCCGAAGGATGTTCCGCATCTGGTG contains:
- a CDS encoding RNA-guided endonuclease TnpB family protein, which codes for MSNGTNAKKRKPGQCASANVDRIALRFCGMPTSAQKDSLNQTLGACRWLYNRMLDDRSACYKQTGESLNLTPAWYKRLSCCPWLKEADSLALANVHLHLNRAFDNFFNGKSAYPKFKRKADHYDSYTTNIASKGATNLRFRMGKRKAGFLTLPKIGGEIKVRAHRAVPADGILKSVTVTHEPDGKYYFSLLYEVPHEEIHHDIDPDNAIGLDMSMHNFYVDSNGKHIDYGKPYHDMQDRIAKEQRKLSHMKKGSSNYHKQRVKVAKLCAKAKHQRSDALHKLSRQLVDTYDIVGIEDLNMKAMSQSLNFGKSVGDKGWGMFANMLAYKAQRAGKRVIKVGKFFPSSQMCHECGTLHKLTKDLSVREWTCPNCGHPHDRDENAALNIRDEAVRIYCTC
- the tnpA gene encoding IS200/IS605 family transposase, which produces MNDDKYIHARTCVYNIHYHIVWCVKYRRKVLTPDIEKSLRQILHDVAVENGFSLDQCEVGEADHVHCFVTAPPKLSITFIVKHLKGTSGLRLFKLYPELRNQLWRGQLWNGSYFIETIGSTSEENVKRYIAHQQNVQR
- a CDS encoding zinc ribbon domain-containing protein; this encodes MSDLGTKGFVTEKVYPANGQNVQDVAYELAKYLDNDKHLITQTMRTSDGYLVQCKGDASMEWTKYLGMDAAVSTRLSVEGNNLRVTVRAEKWIEKAGIAALGVFFAPLLVTSGVGAVRQYGLFADIFNFIGSYLGSDPVESSSTTPFSDVFADHGGEDGSGSSGRIVCPHCGAENRADARFCRKCGRPLEEKVRKVCPSCGSEVDPDDAFCPHCGTKLN
- a CDS encoding BglG family transcription antiterminator, translating into MRIETTRDLKIFKSLLGATQPVTSQELASLSGASSRTIKSEIALLNVQLQKENIGVIESVKGQGYVLHPLSEDLFHQFCEQVRSMDSIYFDRSVEHMNAQLFIMQMLLAHEYIKAEDLCDAMFVSKSSLAEDLNAARSFIESYHLSVVSVPGKGMHIQGLEQDYRSCFSEVSCGMYRDFLPDLHVKEMDALIYSHRQDYEDIRHAMLKIVRESKMRLRDIYTKKIAVQLCLAGSRMASGHSPHIAGPMRQELAQTYEYQLAQQIAKTPEVMRCERLNETEILNLARLLIVGRDFDLSCENDLETTKAAYINASRQNLNRALQKMQEADGQQIMNMDLFRIFMKELESICLHIYLEDRFDHLSCQRITSYNDTTKYDISPMMMNLTRILIQNLEEIYGDRIRGGVIVIIAQLFNYLLRQTGYSYQKRRFAVVSWDSIVIARQMRQSLLEHYGSYIERADIFEQYEMRRIKFADYDGMIAPDARYTINRYPLPALSYNPLGVAPQPQKIFEQLILPGFVRTCLEELIQMTQLFPDMQVNDYEDLVRLVCYRHLSGAAAEQVMTKWKVRGKIFPYLNPLSGITVLFFDYIDTKKEFVEVYQPAASLPYHSVEVNYVIAVSCRADRKVQDLKLMDRMLQKLAGSIKAVESLLQDPVKGWNDLFYQVTYNHFLYSGH
- a CDS encoding PTS sugar transporter subunit IIA, whose protein sequence is MLRLFLSSHGHLASGMKSSVEILSGANDRLTVFDAYVNEENVKDVLDHYFATVVKPEDQVILLSDLYGGSVNQVMYLYLDRPNVSLVAGVNLALVLELAVRESVTKDELSQLVEQSRTMLRVVEQETDNTADTQDDFF
- a CDS encoding PTS system mannose/fructose/N-acetylgalactosamine-transporter subunit IIB, translating into MITLVRLDERLIHGQIAIKWSRHTGVDRIMVANDAAAANETVKRSLMMAAPATCKTAIHSVDDTLKMLENPKAADHKILLIVNNPKDLLKVLDTRKDIEKINIGNYGRIAAKRNGEERKTYGANLYLYEDEAEDLKKVCEYGIEAVYQTTPEDVPEPLDKVLSK
- a CDS encoding PTS mannose/fructose/sorbose/N-acetylgalactosamine transporter subunit IIC, whose translation is MIHAAIICAFTYILITYVDTSMLSWQCLTRPIVVAPLVGAMLGDFRTGIIMGASLESIFMGISAIGGAVPADATTASIIAVAYTILTGASAEEGLAIAMPIGTVMASFNSLIMSAIGTPMSAYWEKCATTNIKRFNWQVCLFQLACTAITGIVMFVAVAYGVEGLNAFLNALPGWVMRGLSASSSMMVAVGFAILTSMIWDREVAAFFFVGYVLAAYLNLGTLPIAILGFAAAAALFYSNKRVIDMKQELKNEGVKSDTANNSNDEEDFF
- a CDS encoding PTS system mannose/fructose/sorbose family transporter subunit IID; protein product: MAKNELTVEEKSTLKKMFFASHLVFMSFNMAKMEANGFTMTMEPAIETIYKDKPEEKKAAYERHQQFFNTHAVAFNFIAGLAYAMEKQHAKGEVDADTINNIKAALMGPTAGMFDSLFFNTLRVIAAGIGIGLCSQGNFAGTIIFILLYGVTQSILKWLLLRVGYTTGTSFIDNIFSTGMMSVLSKSASLLGLMMVGAMTATMVNVPLNWTIVTGDTSVVVLDIINGIFPGLLGVILLFVMVNLIKKGWRPTRLILLIFIISFVGAILGIF